A genomic stretch from Sphingopyxis sp. YR583 includes:
- a CDS encoding alpha/beta hydrolase: MPDVIFPGPEGRIEGRFSPPPRPRAPLALILHPHPQGGGTMNDRITQAMYKSFVARGFAVLRFNFRGVGRSQGTFDNGIGELSDAASALDWVQSIHPEAQTTWVAGFSFGAWIGMQLLMRRPEIRGFLSVAPPANMYDFSFLAPCPSSGIIVAGGQDEIVPPSAVQKLVDKLRTQKGITIHHDEIPRANHFFEHELDQLMKSLDNYLDMRLAPDSPIR, encoded by the coding sequence ATGCCCGACGTTATTTTCCCCGGCCCCGAGGGCCGCATCGAAGGCCGTTTCTCGCCCCCGCCGCGCCCGCGCGCGCCGCTCGCGCTGATCCTTCACCCGCACCCGCAGGGCGGCGGCACGATGAACGACCGCATCACGCAGGCGATGTACAAGAGCTTCGTCGCGCGTGGCTTTGCAGTGCTGCGCTTCAACTTTCGCGGCGTCGGCCGCAGCCAGGGCACGTTCGACAATGGTATCGGCGAACTCTCCGATGCCGCATCGGCGCTCGACTGGGTCCAGTCGATCCATCCCGAGGCGCAGACCACCTGGGTCGCGGGCTTCAGCTTCGGCGCGTGGATCGGAATGCAGCTTTTGATGCGTCGCCCCGAAATCCGCGGCTTCCTATCGGTCGCGCCACCGGCGAACATGTACGACTTCAGCTTCCTCGCGCCCTGCCCCTCGTCGGGCATCATCGTCGCGGGCGGACAGGACGAGATCGTGCCGCCGAGCGCGGTGCAGAAGCTGGTCGACAAGCTGCGCACCCAAAAGGGCATCACGATCCATCACGACGAAATCCCGCGCGCCAACCACTTCTTCGAGCATGAACTCGACCAGTTGATGAAGTCGCTGGATAACTATCTGGATATGCGGCTCGCGCCCGATTCGCCGATCCGCTGA
- the lon gene encoding endopeptidase La — MTQSYPLLPLRDIVVFPHMIVPLFVGRDRSVAALEAAMESDKEIFLVAQLDPGEDDPQRDDLYDVGVIATVLQLLKLPDGTVRVLVEGKERAKLLGLTTEDKAVMASVKPVGDTIDDSVDTAALMRSVVDQFENYAKLNKKMPAETAVQLSQIEDASRLADSVAGNLNIKVSDKQSLLVEDAPSKRLEMVFAFMEGELGVLQVEKKIRGRVKRQMEKSQREYYLNEQLKAIQRELGNDNGEGGDDLAELQLKIDGLKMSKEAKAKANAELKKLRAMAPMSAEATVVRNYLDTLIGLPWGKKSKLKKDIAKAQSVLDDDHYALEKVKDRIVEYLAVQARTNKLKGPILCLVGPPGVGKTSLGRSIAKATGREFVRQSLGGVRDEAEIRGHRRTYIGSLPGKIVTNLKKAGTMNPLFLLDEIDKLGQDFRGDPASALLEVLDPEQNGKFQDHYLEVDVDLSDVMFVTTANSLNLPQPLLDRMEIIRLEGYTEDEKVEIAKLHLIAKQVEAHGLKAGEFELTEDGLRDLIRYYTREAGVRTLEREIARLARKALRRILEGKATSVTVTPDNLSEFAGVRKFRHGMGDLEDQVGAVTGLAWTEVGGELLTIEAVTASGKGQVRTTGKLGEVMTESVQAALSFVKARAPAYGIKPSLFARKDIHIHLPEGAVPKDGPSAGVGMVTAMISTLTGIAVRRDVAMTGEVTLRGRVLAIGGLKEKLLAALRGGIKTVLIPEENEKDLVEIPANITSGLKIIPVSHVDEVLAVALVSPVVPIEWTEADELAASPPVPAGSDPETTIRH; from the coding sequence ATGACGCAATCTTATCCCCTTCTTCCGCTGCGTGACATCGTCGTTTTTCCGCACATGATCGTGCCTCTCTTTGTCGGACGCGACCGCTCGGTCGCCGCGCTCGAAGCCGCGATGGAATCCGACAAGGAAATCTTTCTCGTCGCCCAGCTCGATCCGGGTGAAGACGATCCGCAGCGCGACGATCTCTATGACGTCGGCGTGATCGCCACCGTTCTCCAGCTTCTGAAACTGCCCGACGGCACCGTCCGCGTGCTCGTCGAAGGCAAGGAGCGCGCCAAGCTGCTCGGCCTGACCACCGAAGACAAGGCCGTGATGGCGAGCGTGAAGCCGGTTGGCGACACGATCGATGACAGCGTCGATACCGCCGCGCTGATGCGCTCGGTCGTCGACCAGTTCGAAAATTACGCCAAGCTCAACAAGAAGATGCCCGCCGAAACCGCGGTGCAGCTGTCGCAGATTGAGGACGCCTCGCGCCTCGCCGACTCGGTTGCGGGCAATCTCAACATTAAGGTGTCCGACAAGCAGTCCCTGCTCGTCGAGGATGCGCCGTCGAAGCGGCTCGAAATGGTCTTCGCCTTCATGGAAGGCGAGCTTGGCGTGTTGCAGGTCGAAAAGAAGATCCGCGGCCGCGTGAAGCGCCAGATGGAAAAGAGCCAGCGCGAATATTATCTGAACGAACAGCTCAAGGCGATCCAGCGCGAGCTGGGCAACGACAATGGCGAGGGCGGTGACGATCTCGCCGAGCTTCAGCTCAAGATCGACGGCCTCAAAATGTCGAAGGAGGCCAAGGCCAAGGCGAACGCCGAGCTCAAGAAGCTGCGCGCGATGGCGCCGATGTCCGCCGAAGCGACGGTGGTTCGCAACTATCTCGATACGCTGATCGGCCTGCCGTGGGGCAAGAAGTCGAAGCTGAAAAAGGATATTGCCAAGGCGCAGTCCGTTCTGGACGACGACCATTATGCACTCGAAAAGGTCAAGGACCGGATCGTCGAATATCTGGCGGTGCAGGCGCGCACCAACAAGTTGAAGGGGCCGATCCTCTGTCTCGTCGGCCCTCCGGGCGTCGGCAAGACCTCGCTCGGCCGCTCGATCGCGAAGGCGACGGGTCGCGAATTCGTGCGCCAGTCGCTGGGCGGCGTGCGCGACGAGGCCGAAATTCGCGGCCACCGCCGCACCTATATCGGCTCGCTGCCGGGCAAGATCGTGACGAACCTCAAAAAGGCCGGCACGATGAACCCGCTGTTCCTGCTCGACGAGATCGACAAGCTGGGCCAGGATTTCCGCGGCGATCCGGCATCGGCGCTGCTCGAGGTGCTCGACCCCGAACAGAATGGCAAGTTCCAGGACCATTATCTGGAGGTCGATGTCGACCTTAGCGACGTGATGTTCGTGACCACCGCGAACTCGCTCAACCTGCCGCAGCCCTTGCTCGACCGCATGGAGATCATCCGCCTCGAAGGTTACACCGAGGACGAAAAGGTCGAGATTGCCAAGCTGCATCTGATCGCGAAGCAGGTCGAGGCGCACGGGCTGAAGGCCGGTGAATTCGAGCTGACCGAAGACGGGCTGCGCGATCTTATCCGCTATTACACCCGCGAAGCCGGCGTTCGCACGCTCGAGCGCGAGATTGCGCGTCTGGCGCGCAAGGCGCTGCGCCGCATTCTCGAGGGCAAGGCGACCAGCGTCACTGTAACGCCGGACAACCTCTCCGAGTTCGCGGGTGTCCGTAAGTTCCGCCACGGCATGGGCGATCTCGAGGATCAGGTCGGTGCCGTCACGGGCCTGGCGTGGACCGAGGTCGGCGGCGAATTGCTGACGATCGAAGCCGTCACCGCGTCGGGCAAGGGGCAGGTCCGCACCACCGGCAAGCTCGGCGAAGTGATGACCGAATCGGTGCAGGCGGCGCTGTCATTCGTGAAGGCGCGCGCGCCGGCCTATGGCATCAAGCCCAGCCTGTTCGCGCGCAAGGACATCCACATCCATCTGCCCGAAGGCGCGGTGCCGAAGGATGGTCCGTCGGCGGGCGTCGGCATGGTGACCGCGATGATTTCGACGCTGACCGGGATTGCGGTGCGCCGCGATGTCGCGATGACCGGCGAAGTCACACTGCGCGGCCGTGTTCTTGCGATCGGCGGTCTCAAGGAAAAGCTGCTCGCGGCGCTGCGCGGCGGCATCAAGACGGTGCTGATCCCGGAAGAAAACGAGAAAGACCTCGTTGAAATTCCGGCGAATATCACGAGCGGGCTGAAGATCATTCCGGTCAGCCATGTCGATGAAGTGCTTGCCGTGGCGCTCGTGTCCCCGGTCGTTCCGATCGAATGGACCGAGGCCGACGAGCTTGCCGCTTCGCCGCCGGTTCCCGCCGGAAGCGACCCCGAAACGACGATTCGGCACTGA
- a CDS encoding HU family DNA-binding protein produces the protein MNKQDLIAAVADSSGLTKGDASKAVEAVFDAITGSLKKGGEVRLVGFGTFAVSKRKASTGRNPRTGETMTIAASNQPKFKAGKALKDAVN, from the coding sequence ATGAACAAACAAGACCTGATCGCCGCCGTCGCTGACTCGAGCGGCCTGACCAAGGGTGACGCGAGCAAGGCTGTCGAGGCCGTGTTCGACGCAATCACCGGTTCGCTGAAGAAGGGCGGCGAAGTCCGTCTCGTTGGCTTCGGCACCTTCGCGGTCAGCAAGCGCAAGGCATCGACCGGTCGCAACCCGCGCACCGGCGAAACGATGACCATCGCGGCGTCGAACCAGCCGAAGTTCAAGGCCGGCAAGGCCCTCAAGGACGCCGTCAACTAA
- a CDS encoding YbaB/EbfC family nucleoid-associated protein yields MKSIEEMMKAAQEAAATVQAQMQEAQAKLDSVEVEGVSGGGLVKITATAKGRIKAIHIDDSLMVPSDKQMLEDLLAAAFNDAREKADAASNEEMGKMTSGLPLPPGFKLPF; encoded by the coding sequence ATGAAATCGATCGAAGAAATGATGAAGGCGGCTCAGGAAGCCGCCGCGACCGTTCAGGCCCAGATGCAGGAGGCGCAAGCGAAGCTCGACAGCGTCGAGGTCGAAGGCGTCTCGGGCGGCGGACTGGTGAAGATCACCGCGACCGCGAAAGGCCGGATCAAGGCGATCCATATCGACGACAGCCTGATGGTTCCCTCGGACAAGCAGATGCTCGAAGACCTGCTCGCCGCCGCGTTCAACGATGCGCGCGAAAAGGCCGATGCGGCGAGCAACGAGGAAATGGGCAAGATGACGAGCGGCCTGCCGCTCCCTCCGGGTTTCAAGCTGCCGTTCTGA
- the bla gene encoding class A beta-lactamase — protein MRAVLAGVAMVALAGCAATSGEPLGDSVITAKAIRDLERRSGGRLGIAVVDGGGRLVSAGRGHERFAMCSTFKLLLAGQLLERAAKGVSLRTPLAFTRADLVSYSPGTERLLGPDGRGEQRLGLAARDAVVLSDNTAANLILTQIGGPSAFTAALRRAGDSVTRLDRNEPELNENALGDERDTTSPIAMATSAASYVYGNRLQPEYRKQLRGWMIESQTGLKRIRAGLPQGWIAGDKTGSCGNAYNDVAFVETPGGRKYVIAVYLDRPAVKGDAASAIIAEATRITVTDLPD, from the coding sequence ATGCGGGCGGTTCTCGCAGGCGTCGCGATGGTCGCGCTTGCGGGTTGTGCGGCCACGTCCGGCGAACCGTTGGGCGATTCGGTGATCACGGCGAAGGCGATCCGCGACCTCGAACGGCGCAGCGGCGGCCGGCTGGGTATCGCCGTGGTCGATGGCGGGGGGAGGCTGGTGTCGGCCGGTCGCGGTCACGAACGCTTTGCGATGTGCTCGACTTTCAAGCTCCTGCTTGCGGGACAGCTACTCGAACGCGCCGCGAAAGGCGTATCGCTACGCACGCCACTTGCGTTTACCCGCGCCGATCTTGTTTCCTATTCGCCGGGCACCGAAAGGCTGCTCGGGCCTGACGGCAGGGGAGAACAACGGCTCGGTCTCGCGGCGCGCGATGCCGTTGTGCTCAGCGACAACACCGCAGCGAACCTGATTTTGACGCAGATCGGTGGCCCGTCTGCTTTCACCGCCGCGCTGCGCCGTGCAGGCGACAGCGTGACGCGGCTCGACCGCAACGAACCCGAACTCAACGAAAATGCGCTCGGCGACGAGCGCGATACCACCAGCCCGATCGCGATGGCGACAAGCGCCGCATCCTATGTCTACGGAAATCGGCTGCAGCCTGAATATCGCAAGCAATTGCGCGGCTGGATGATCGAAAGCCAGACGGGGCTCAAGCGAATCCGTGCGGGCTTGCCGCAAGGCTGGATCGCCGGCGACAAGACCGGGTCGTGCGGCAACGCGTATAATGACGTCGCCTTTGTCGAGACGCCGGGCGGCAGGAAATATGTGATCGCCGTCTATCTCGACCGCCCCGCCGTCAAGGGCGATGCAGCCAGCGCGATCATCGCCGAAGCGACGCGAATTACTGTGACCGACCTGCCCGACTGA
- a CDS encoding 2Fe-2S iron-sulfur cluster-binding protein encodes MRVTFVHADGKQRTEAEAVPGSILLDVAQAHMMPLEGTCEGQMACSTCHVIVAKEDFDRLPPASEMEEDMLDLAAGVRRTSRLSCQIVLTPDLEGLTVHIPAESRNMQGPR; translated from the coding sequence ATGCGCGTCACCTTCGTCCACGCCGACGGCAAGCAGCGCACCGAGGCCGAAGCCGTGCCGGGTTCGATCCTGCTCGATGTCGCGCAGGCGCATATGATGCCGCTCGAGGGGACGTGCGAGGGGCAGATGGCCTGTTCGACCTGTCATGTCATCGTCGCAAAAGAGGATTTCGACCGTCTGCCGCCCGCGAGCGAGATGGAGGAGGATATGCTCGACCTCGCCGCCGGGGTGCGCCGGACGAGCCGCCTGTCGTGCCAGATCGTGCTGACGCCTGATCTCGAAGGCCTCACCGTTCACATCCCGGCGGAAAGCCGCAACATGCAGGGGCCGCGCTGA
- a CDS encoding DNA polymerase III subunit gamma/tau codes for MSDSADDEPTMLGMDLPETPAPPASSGPYRVLARKYRPQTFAELIGQDAMVKTLGNAIARDRLAHAFLMTGVRGVGKTSTARLIAKALNCIGPDGQGGPTIDPCGVCEPCRAITEGRHIDVIEMDAASNTGVDDVREIIEAVRYAAVSARYKIYIIDEVHMLSRNAFNALLKTLEEPPPHVKFLFATTEVNKVPVTVLSRCQRFDLRRITPDMLFAHFSAILQKEGVEGEAPAIWLIANAAEGSVRDGLSILDQAIAHADLDGGGRIGADQVRTMLGLSDRTAITQLMATILDGDAGGAIDLARAQYALGIEPVAMVRGLMDLTHAITLAKVSRHDDPALAASDRERIGDWAQKLGFAPLNRLWQLLLKGHDEVLRANNPLEHLEMLLLRVIYAASMPDPGELAKLLEKGVVPVTPMVAPAAPAGETAMASSPDAAAEAPVAETPASALTVAQIHQLLESSGNHQLARQVYDDVRLIELEPGLLVYAPAPALDGDFARRLGEALLGQTGSRWQVRAGEGDARPSLGQVRQAKLDDNDARIRELPVVKAALAAFPDARLVEDDDNRHRSNP; via the coding sequence ATGAGCGATTCCGCCGACGACGAACCGACGATGCTGGGTATGGACCTGCCGGAGACGCCTGCTCCCCCCGCGTCGAGCGGCCCGTACCGCGTCCTGGCCCGCAAATATCGCCCGCAAACCTTCGCCGAGTTGATCGGACAGGACGCGATGGTGAAGACGCTGGGCAACGCCATCGCGCGCGACCGGCTGGCGCACGCCTTTCTGATGACCGGGGTGCGCGGGGTCGGCAAGACCTCGACCGCACGCCTGATCGCGAAGGCGCTCAACTGCATCGGGCCCGACGGGCAGGGCGGGCCGACGATCGATCCCTGCGGCGTGTGCGAACCGTGCCGCGCGATCACCGAGGGCCGCCACATCGACGTGATCGAGATGGACGCCGCATCGAACACCGGCGTCGACGATGTGCGCGAGATTATCGAGGCGGTGCGCTATGCTGCCGTGTCGGCGCGCTACAAGATCTACATCATCGACGAAGTGCATATGTTGTCGCGTAACGCCTTCAACGCGCTTCTGAAAACGCTCGAAGAACCGCCGCCGCACGTCAAATTCCTGTTCGCGACCACCGAAGTGAACAAGGTGCCGGTGACGGTGCTGTCGCGTTGCCAGCGCTTCGATCTCCGCCGCATCACCCCCGACATGCTGTTCGCGCATTTCAGCGCGATCCTGCAGAAAGAGGGCGTCGAGGGCGAGGCGCCGGCGATCTGGCTGATTGCCAATGCCGCCGAGGGTTCGGTGCGCGACGGTCTCTCGATTCTCGACCAGGCGATCGCGCACGCCGACCTTGATGGCGGCGGCCGGATTGGCGCCGATCAGGTGCGGACGATGCTGGGGCTGTCGGATCGCACAGCGATTACGCAGTTGATGGCGACGATCCTCGACGGCGACGCGGGTGGCGCGATCGATCTGGCGCGTGCCCAATATGCGCTCGGCATCGAACCCGTCGCGATGGTGCGCGGGCTGATGGACCTGACGCACGCGATTACGCTCGCCAAGGTCTCGCGCCACGACGATCCCGCACTTGCCGCATCGGATCGCGAACGAATCGGCGACTGGGCGCAAAAGCTTGGCTTCGCGCCCTTGAACCGCCTCTGGCAGCTCTTGCTCAAGGGGCATGACGAGGTGCTGCGCGCGAACAATCCGCTCGAACATCTCGAGATGCTGCTGCTGCGCGTCATCTACGCCGCATCGATGCCCGACCCCGGCGAACTGGCGAAGTTGCTCGAAAAGGGTGTGGTGCCGGTGACGCCGATGGTCGCACCCGCCGCTCCGGCTGGCGAAACGGCCATGGCCTCGTCACCCGATGCTGCTGCGGAGGCGCCTGTCGCCGAGACGCCGGCTTCGGCGTTGACGGTTGCGCAGATCCACCAGCTTCTCGAAAGCTCGGGTAATCATCAGCTTGCACGGCAAGTTTATGACGACGTCAGGCTGATCGAGCTCGAACCGGGGCTGCTGGTCTATGCGCCGGCCCCCGCGCTAGACGGCGATTTTGCGCGGCGGCTCGGCGAAGCGCTGCTGGGCCAGACCGGCAGCCGCTGGCAGGTTCGCGCGGGCGAGGGGGACGCGCGCCCGAGCCTTGGACAGGTGCGCCAGGCGAAGCTCGACGATAATGATGCGCGAATCCGCGAATTGCCCGTCGTAAAGGCCGCTTTGGCCGCTTTTCCCGACGCGAGGCTTGTCGAGGACGACGACAATCGCCATAGGTCGAACCCATGA
- a CDS encoding cysteine desulfurase family protein, translating to MIYLDYQASTPLAPEAREAMLRWLADDGFANPSSTHKAGRAAAAAVEVARDQVVALLPKGGRVFFTSGATEALNWALLRGAEAMPGGVAGLSIEHAAALQCLERLNAHILPVDGEGLALAPDDALIPDGGIVATMLVNNEVGTIQPVADFAAAAHAKNSLLLCDAVQGYGRVAIPEGADLIAVSAHKIHGPKGIGALWVKDGVDLPPLMFGGAQEQGMRSGTVSPALCAGFGAAAALAADRFDADAEHVDRLWSLALDMLPEWTINGDAGSRYHGNLNVRREGVNGLRLMSDAREVAFSLGSACGSGSGKVSHVLRAMGVSEADARASIRLGWGRYTSEQQVRGGLQAIRDAARLQGVD from the coding sequence ATGATTTACCTCGATTATCAAGCCTCTACGCCGCTTGCTCCCGAAGCGCGCGAGGCGATGCTGCGCTGGCTTGCGGACGATGGCTTCGCCAATCCGTCGAGCACGCACAAAGCTGGCCGCGCCGCCGCAGCCGCCGTAGAGGTCGCGCGCGATCAGGTCGTGGCGCTGTTGCCGAAGGGCGGGCGCGTCTTCTTTACGTCGGGCGCGACCGAGGCGCTCAACTGGGCTTTGCTGCGCGGGGCCGAGGCGATGCCGGGCGGCGTCGCGGGGCTCAGCATCGAACATGCGGCAGCGCTGCAATGCCTCGAGCGGCTGAACGCGCATATCCTGCCGGTCGACGGCGAAGGGCTGGCGCTGGCGCCCGACGATGCGCTGATCCCCGACGGTGGAATCGTCGCGACGATGCTCGTGAACAACGAGGTCGGGACGATCCAGCCGGTCGCCGATTTCGCCGCCGCCGCGCATGCGAAGAACAGCCTGCTGCTCTGCGATGCGGTGCAGGGCTATGGCCGCGTCGCCATCCCCGAGGGCGCCGACCTGATAGCCGTCTCGGCGCACAAGATCCATGGTCCCAAGGGCATTGGCGCGCTGTGGGTGAAGGACGGTGTCGACCTGCCGCCGCTGATGTTCGGCGGCGCACAGGAGCAGGGGATGCGTTCGGGCACCGTATCACCCGCGCTCTGCGCCGGTTTCGGTGCCGCCGCCGCACTCGCGGCCGACCGGTTCGATGCCGACGCCGAGCATGTCGACCGGCTCTGGTCGCTCGCGCTCGACATGCTGCCCGAATGGACGATCAATGGCGATGCGGGCTCCCGCTACCATGGCAATCTCAACGTCCGGCGCGAGGGGGTGAACGGCCTTCGCCTGATGTCCGACGCCCGCGAAGTCGCCTTTTCGCTCGGCAGCGCGTGCGGCAGCGGGTCGGGCAAGGTCAGCCATGTACTGCGCGCGATGGGCGTCAGCGAAGCCGATGCGCGCGCCTCGATCCGGCTCGGCTGGGGGCGATATACCAGCGAGCAGCAGGTACGCGGCGGGCTTCAGGCGATCAGGGACGCCGCGCGTTTGCAGGGGGTGGACTGA